CAGGTCTGCGCCACCGGGCATCTGTCGCACGCGGGCTTGCCGCGCGTGCAGAGCGTGGCGCCCAGATCCATCAGCCCCTGCGTGTAGGCCGCCATGTCCAGTCCGGGCGCGGCGTCGACCTGCGCATGCGCCAGCGCCCAGAGACGCTGCTCGACTTCGCGCTTGGCGGGATCGCCTGCGATGCCGAAGTGGCGTGTGAACACGCGCTTGACGTTGCCGTCCAGAATCGGCGAGCGTTCGCCGTTCGAAAACGCGGCAATGGCCGCGGCGGTGGACCGGCCGATGCCCGGCAGCGTGGCGATGGCCTCGGCGGTGGGCGGAAAGCGGCCGTTCCAGTCGCGCACGATTTCCTGCGCGCAGCGGTGCAGGTTGCGGGCGCGGGCGTAGTAGCCCAGACCGGCCCAGTACGGCATCACGTCTTCCTGCGAGGCGGCGGCCAGCGCCGCGACGTCCGGAAAGCGTTGCAGAAACCGCTCGTAATAGGGGATGACCGTGGCCACCTGCGTCTGCTGCAGCATGATTTCAGAAAGCCAGATCCGGTAGGGATCCCGGGTGTTCTGCCAGGGGAGATCGTGGCGGCCATGCTGGCGCTGCCAGGCGACGATGCGAGGGGCGAAGTCCATGCCGGCAATTATCGCATCGCCCTATTGCCCGCCCGGGGGCCAGGGGTTACAACCGAAAGGACTAACGCCAGCCGGCCCCGTTTTTTCGGGACGGCGGGCGCGGCAAGCGCGATTCGCCCCGCAGAGGCGCGAACGCATCAGGACTTCACTTTCACGGCCCTTGTTGGCCCGCGTGCGTTCTGGCTAGAGGCGCGCGACGCTGGTGGGGGCATCCGATGTTGGAGTAGACATGAATGCCCCCCTTACGCCCGCCGTCCGCGCGGCGCTTGAATCTGTCCAGCTCGACGACAAATACACCCTGCAATCCGGCCGCGCGTGGATGAGCGGCATCCATGCGCTGGTGCGGCTGCCCATGATGCAGCGCGTGCGCGATGCGCAGGCCGGGCTGAACACGGCGGGATTCGTGTCAGGTTACCGGGGCTCGCCGCTGGGCGGCGTCGACCAGAACATGTGGAAGGCCGCCGCGCATCTGAAGGCGCACCACGTCGAGTTCCAACCCGGCATCAACGAAGACCTGGCCGCCACGGCGGTGTGGGGCACGCAACAGGTCAACCTCTTTCCCGGCGCGAAGTACGACGGCGTGTTCGGCATGTGGTACGGCAAGGGGCCGGGCGTGGACCGCTGCGGCGACGTCTTCAAGCATGCCAACGCGGCCGGCACCGCGCGCCACGGCGGCGTGCTGGTGGTGGCGGGCGACGACCACCCCGCCAAGTCCTCGACGCTGCCGCATCAGAGCGATCACATCCTGAAGGCCTGCATGATTCCGGCGCTGTTTCCCGCCAGCGTCCAGGAAGTGCTGGATTACGGCCTGCATGGCTGGGCGATGAGCCGCTATGCGGGCGTGTGGGTCGGCATGAAGTGCATCACCGACATCGTGGAGGTGTCGGCGTCGGTCGACGTGGACCCCCACCGCGTGCGCATCGTGCTGCCCGAGGATTTCCAGCTGCCGGCCGACGGCCTGAACATCCGGCTGCCCGACACGCCATTGCAGCAGGAGGCGCGGCTGTTGGACTACAAGCTGTACGCCGCGCTGGCCTATGCGCGCGCCAACGGGCTGAACCGCGAACTCTGGGACGTGCCGCAGCGCGATGCGCGCTTCGGCATCATGACGTCCGGCAAGGCGTACCTGGACACGCGCCAGGCGCTGGCGGACCTGGGCCTGTCCGAAGCCGTGTGCCGGCGCATCGGCCTGCGCCTATTCAAAGTGGGCATGGTGTGGCCGCTGGAGTCCGCCGGGACGCAGCGGTTCGCCGAAGGGCTGGACGAGATCCTGGTCGTGGAGGAAAAGCGCCAGGTGCTGGAGTATCAGCTGAAGGAAGAGCTGTTCAGCTGGATCGGCAGCGGCAAGAAGATTCCGCGCGTGGTGGGCAAGTTCGACGACAAGGACGGCGGCGAGTGGTCCGTGCCGCAAGGCAACTGGCTGCTGCCGGCGCATTACGAGTTCTCACCCGCGATGGTCGCCAAGGCGATCGCGGCACGCCTGTTGCGATTTGCGTTGCCGGACGATGTGCGCGCCGGGATCGAGGCCCGGGTGGAATTCATCCGCGCGCGCGAAGCGGCGCTGGCGCGCCCGCGCGTGGTCGAAGAGCGCAAGCCCTGGTTCTGTTCGGGCTGTCCGCACAATACGTCGACACGCCTGCCGGAAGGCTCGCGCGGCATGGCGGGCATCGGCTGCCACTACATGGTGCGATGGATGGACCGCAGCACCGACGTCTTCACGCAGATGGGCGGCGAGGGCGTGCCCTGGCTGGGGCAGGCGCCGTTCACCGAGGAAAAGCATGTGTTCGCGAACCTGGGCGACGGCACCTATTTTCATTCGGGGCTGCTGGCGATCCGCGCAGCGGTGGCCGCCAAGGCGCCCATCACGTACAAGATCCTGTTCAACGACGCGGTGGCGATGACGGGTGGACAGCCGGTGGACGGTCCCATCAGCGTGCCGATGATCACGCGCCAGGTGGCGGCCGAGGGCATCGAGAAGATCGTGGTGGTGACGGACGAACCGCGTAAGTACGTGGACGTGACG
The DNA window shown above is from Achromobacter spanius and carries:
- the mutY gene encoding A/G-specific adenine glycosylase, which produces MDFAPRIVAWQRQHGRHDLPWQNTRDPYRIWLSEIMLQQTQVATVIPYYERFLQRFPDVAALAAASQEDVMPYWAGLGYYARARNLHRCAQEIVRDWNGRFPPTAEAIATLPGIGRSTAAAIAAFSNGERSPILDGNVKRVFTRHFGIAGDPAKREVEQRLWALAHAQVDAAPGLDMAAYTQGLMDLGATLCTRGKPACDRCPVAQTCVARREGRQAELPTPKVRKAIPERETCMLVLRHQGAFLLQQRPEPGIWGGLWSLPEFDAAGDPDSASRALGLEPEQRFELAAFAHTFTHYRLHIRPWLVPVRAVALREPALPERWVPADKLATMALPAPVKKLLQGLVDAGMQDSLFGKENAV